One part of the Peromyscus eremicus chromosome 18, PerEre_H2_v1, whole genome shotgun sequence genome encodes these proteins:
- the LOC131895188 gene encoding zinc finger protein 120-like, whose amino-acid sequence MTLQVHKRTHTRVKPYECDLCGKAFSRHNIFQVHKRKHTGEKPCECNQCGKIFGSHSTFHVHKRKHSGEKPYACNQCGKAFAQHIHLQSHERTHTGEKPYACNQYDKAFGKQEHLQRHKRTHTGEKPYKCNQCGKAFAQYSHLQSHERTHTGEKPYECNQCGEAFTRHNALQVHKRTHTGEKPYECNQCGKAFAQHDDLQSHEKTHTGEKPYDIISVV is encoded by the coding sequence ATGACTCTTCAAGTGCATAAAAGGACACATACCAGagtgaaaccctatgaatgtgatctgtgtggtaaagccttttcacgTCACAATATTTTTCAagtgcataaaagaaaacatactggtgagaaaccctgtgaatgtaatcagtgtggtaaaatcTTTGGAAGTCACAGTACTTTTCAtgtgcataaaagaaaacattctggagagaaaccctatgcatgtaatcagtgtggtaaagcctttgcacaacacattcatcttcaaagtcatgaaagaacacatactggagagaaaccctatgcatgTAATCAATATGATAAAGCCTTTGGAAAACAAgaacatcttcaaaggcataaaagaacacatactggagagaaaccctacaaatgtaatcagtgtggtaaagcctttgcacaatatagtcatcttcaaagtcatgaaagaacacatactggagagaaaccctatgaatgtaatcagtgtggtgaAGCCTTTACTCGTCACAATGCtcttcaagtgcataaaagaacacatactggagagaaaccctatgaatgtaatcagtgtggcaaagcctttgcacaacatgatgatcttcaaagtcatgaaaaaacacatactggagagaaaccttatgataTAATTAGTGTGGTGTAG